The following is a genomic window from Rutidosis leptorrhynchoides isolate AG116_Rl617_1_P2 chromosome 8, CSIRO_AGI_Rlap_v1, whole genome shotgun sequence.
caaaatttaaaatatgaatgattttggagaagtgttgggaattgaagcatgagttagtataatataatgacgtcaggccaacgtgattatattacagtaagtcatgctaaatttttaatggaagatgatgattcatagactttataatcatcatttgccatgttacacgactcttacattctacttaatctctgaacatatccagaaaatatattcttgatagttctatccttagtaattatggtaatttaccaaatcaaatcgtgatattacgcttagaacagtaggttcattcgaaacttcatacctacaaattctggaccattactcgctttacttagagtcgagaggagaataaaaaggcaaagagctccgacatataaggaaaaatataaagcccgataaggatactgaaattacaaaccttgtatatcaatgcgtatagcaatataaagacacgggagaactaaaaacacaataaatccaagagtatagtagaagtaaactgactcttctcgcgacagatgaaaaagaagaacgattgaTATAAATgtcaggactatatccagaattagaactggatgaagcatattgacgaatcttttggaagtatgaattgagaaagaaagtatagaagtggtgaagataatgaaacggaagaagctaattcatatcaaaattccaaacacaacaatcaaggcaattcaccgcatttaatcaaagaaaatcccaatttccgtaaataccagagaatcaaatcttatagattataaagattttctttaattccttgaattccggaaatcaatcgtgactacgtcaaaagttaaggcgaacatttaatttcctcatttcaatcttttgagatagcttcgtttatactcttcctgtaatcgaatcgtttcatccatattacccaatagtgataaaactctattattcaactcatattcatcaataaaatattcttgttgtaaacaatgacgaactctatcaaatttcatgaccgtaattttcacgaactcctctctaatTTGTCTACCCTCATATTGTAGCATAAAcgttcaaggtttaaataagctcattattattcataacacatttcatgtgtattgaaatgcttgtataacgtcatcatctctttctgagaaaacctaatcattGACActattgttaaatcctttagataacatctgcattaataataaaatacacTTCGTATCGTAAGATTTAAAGGCtataaacaaaacaatattctatctgttagaattcacgcaaggccccgggtatacctgggaacgtgaaaaccaaataaaacgtaaatatcctcatctatttatgaacaacgccgattgatggcaacaactaaaatttcgggacgaaatttcttttaacgggtaggtactataacaacccgtaaatttttgacaaaatttaaacctaacttttatgtaattccgacgattcacgatccattatttataaataattatgtattaatattaattgttatattaatattattatttatcatcgttcacaagtattattactctcaatattattaataatattattattaataattattattatcattaatatttttatcactTTCACTAAAAGTGAAAAGATTATtacaaatatcattattactaattataattaaaattatcatttttaatcattaatattggcatattaatattattatcattaatattattatcattactagtattattatttagtattattattattattattattattattattattattattattattattattattattattattattattattattattattattattattaacatttgtactaattattattatgcatattatcaatattactataaaataaatacaatctaatattattatcattaataatattatcattaataatattattattctcatttttatttattaatataattattattgttaggataattaattaatattaattaaaaataaaagtggACAAATACCTAAATTAGGTCAAAACAATATCTGTATATTTTTTTACGATTGTGATCtctgcttttatattttttttatatttttctgttcaaTCATGATCTTCTACCtatttctttattttatttatctgctgtttatattttttttattactttcaGTTCCAAAGTGATAAAAGTGGACATCCGCTCAATCTATATCAATCGATCACATTTTTCTTTGTTTATAAAACAGAAGATCTTacattatcatttatcaattaCACTAACCATTACAGCTGTTTATTCGATTTAATCAAAACAGAAAACCATTCGAAAACTCTGTTCTTATGTCATTTTTTCAAAAACTTCAAAACGAATCCCATTTCAAAATCTGTAAATGCAATAATGTTAGGAATCTCATactaaaactatctggaaagtttcaaaagCCAATTTGTAAAATCGagtacgaattttgaagtcaaaggtaatttttaaaAAAGTCAAAATTTATGTTCATCGCAAAATCTATATTCGTTttaatgtttctgttgaaattgatgatttGTAGAGTTTATATGAACAATTTAGAACCTAGTTCATGTTAAAATAATTGTCCAAATCATGCTTGAAATCgaaaacattaattttttttttaaataaagctGCCACAGCAgcatagttttttttatttttaatatatttttttcttttctttttgtttgttgaatgattgtACCAAATACAGTTGTTTCTGATTTAAACTTTGCAAATCGAAATCAAACTTTAACTTGTTGTATTGAGTAAATCGATTCTAATGTATTGAAGGAGAAGAAGATATAGAACAGAAAAAGATATAGATTAAATAGAAATAAGAGGGGATTTAAAACAGAAAGACAAACTAGTTCAGATGGTTAAGAGGTGATTTGgggtagcgggaggtcacgggttcgagtcttgaTCGTGGCATAATTTTTTAGAACAAGCTTTTAAGGTAGcactttacttttattattattattattattattattattattattattattattattattattattattattattattattattattattattattattattattattattatgttttattactactaacatcattataagtataattattagtatcattaagatcattaatattattattaaaactatcattattattatcattttaaatattattttcattattatgattagaattgttattgttattattattattattattattattattatgaaaacaaaacaacttactattattttcataaatattagtattagtatcatttcttaaatattaagattattattattattattattatcataaatactattattacaATGATAATACGACTTAtcatttatcagtattattttaccaagttatataaaaatatatttaacttatataacgaaactatattaatattttaaacatTGATTATTTATacaaggtatataaaataaatatattaagttgttaatgaaatctataaattattaaatataacaactatatcattaataatataaacttattcgattacgagtatatgtgttaatatatatacaaatgatataggttcgtgaatccgaggtcaactccgcacttgttcagtgtcatcatacgcatatttactacaaactatcgtatcgtatcgtgagttcatctgctccctttttatatatatttttgggctgagaatacatgcgcaacttttataactgttttacgttagacacaagtactcaaacttttatgctgaatacgtgctttgtcatgctaaattcctgccgtaatatcgttaattgcttggtgaacgcaaacttagttagtatgaatagcgctattgagagtaacgtctctaatcatttgacctctggtctttggttacataataatgattcaaactaaCACTGAATGTTCaaggtgtctcggggtaaaattctgtttagtcgcgatattacaaactacagcaactctttttagattgatatgatgggtatcaatcaactttaaactaaatcttgtggtctatatctattactgaaatcattatttatgacaaacctatgaactcactcaacctcgtgttgactttttaagcatgtttattctcgggtacttaaatattgcttccgctgtatatctgctgctttgatgacgattgcttgctatgcttggagtcttcattacatatcatatcaattaaagacatttaacgctctaaatacaatgtaatctatttatcttccgctgcaaaactcaataaaacgtctcatttagagtcgttctcgtttatacaactgtgatttgatataattagtcacaaatacctcagGCCCTATTTGGAGGTGTGACATTAATACACTTATTAACACAAGTTTAGTGCATTTTCATACTCACTACACAATTTAGGTCACCCAAGGCtcctttgacccatttcaaggttaacatacccattttgggtcatccactaactcaaataacacccacttacttaatatcaaagtgtgctagtgattaactaaccatctaagactcataaacaccaaatatcactttgaaaccctaggttagtcatccttgagtcctcatgactcaatcttacccaaaaaaccccaaaatcaccaataatgggtttatgttcatcactaacccaaaaccctaacccttaaacaaattaaaataaggaaatcaagattagagcttaccaccacaatcacaacgtagctagtgattagatgaacaactttaatacacgcgctttggcccgaaatcaacttcttcttccttgattttttCTTTCTTACTCTAAagctctttctctctctctagaacttgaaGTGGACAAGATAAGGTTGGTGattgtgttgaatgtgtttcaactaCCTCAAATCTGGCCATAAGTGACCTAAACCCGGCCTTAAGTGAAAAGACAagaatgcccctcatttaactttgTTTTAAAAGCAAGAATCTGTCGCAACAACTGTGCGCGACGCGCGCCATCAACCTTGCGCGGCGCGCCACATGTCAGATCAGTTTTGGGCTTTTCCTTTACACTACACTTCACACACTTTATGTACATCATATCTACacttatgtaccataaatatttgggtcttacaatgagccgcctagcttgactaggttctaAACCCCTAAAAAATTATTTACCTTTTTTTGCGGCGTTAAAGATATTGTTATCGTGGACATAGTTGTTTATCAAAGTACTACTCAATCCTTCGGCAAAACAAGCCACGACGACGTTACGGAAAAGGAGACATATTCTCAATCCTTAGGCAATGCAAGCCACGACATCGTTACGGAAACGGAGAAAGTTGGAACAATATGCAACTAAATCCGCGAATAACATTCTATCACGCATCAAATaagtaaaatataagtttttttttctaTGGGCTTGGTGTCTGCTCTAGTTGAAGAATTTCATGACAGTTTGACCGTTTGTTCATCTCTCGATCAAACTGCGGGGATGTTAAGAGACATTTGGTTTGCCTCATTTTTATATTAGCCCTTTGAGTTGCATTATAATTTATTACTAGTCTTTTGGTATGTTCTAGTTGTGACTATATATATCTTGTATTTCCTTTTGTTGAGCATCAATGAAAATATAAAGATCATCTAAATATTGCTTATTTAACATTTACTTGGTCCATTTTTGGAGCCGGAAGTCACGGAAAGGAAATAAAGAAAATTACGGGCCATGGGCCATGAAAGTGCATTATTTGGATGAATAATAATGACCCATACGTTACCCAACCTAGAATCAACGGTCCAGAATCATCGACTCTCATGGCACACCTCcccaaaaaaaaaactgtacaaactcgATACTGCATTCTGCCATTCGAACCTAACTTAACTCGGTCAAATCGAATATTCTATTCGCATAATCACCGTCGGATCAGATTCCATCTCATCTTCTTCTCTTTCAATTCAATCATTCCATTAACTAATTATTATTCCGACTTTTTTGAATATAAATACAATCAAATCCAATTTCCTTCATCCCCAATCTTTTCTTTTATCTCAtcgaataaaaatattaaaatattaatattccACCATGCCTGAAGAAGAACCTTCCCCTGATCAAATTAAACTCATTCACAAACTCAATCTTTTCAAAATCAAAGGCAGAGATAAACGCGGCCGTAAGATCTTACGAATCATCGGAAAAAACTTTCcaggtaattttattattattattttttcacgTAATTAATTGATTTATGTATTAATTGATGTATGTTTGTATTAATTAATTGATGTTACAGCGAGGAGTTTGACCGTTGACTTATTGAAAAAATATCTAGAAGTGAAGATATTCCCCAAACTTGAGAGGCCTTTTGTGATCGTTTATATTCACACCGACGTTCATAAAAGCGATAATTTCCCCGGAATATCATATCTCCGGGCAGTTTACGATGCAATTCCGGTCACCGTGAAACAATATCTGGAAACGGTTTATTTCGTTCATCCGGATCTTCAATCCCGAATTTTTCTCGCGACTTTTGGCCGGTTCTTATTCACCGGCGGGTACGTTAATAATCCGAAATTTGTTGTTAACATGTACTCATTGTAATGCATATGGTACAAGTAAGTGAAGCACGGTTGATTAATTGGTTTGTGTGGTGCAGGTTATATGCGAAATTGAACTATGTGACGAGATTAGCGTATTTGTGGGAGCATGTGAGGAGGAATGCGATTGAGATACCGGAATTTGTGTGTGATCATGATGAAGATTTGGAGTATAGACCGATGATGGATTATGGTTTGGAGAGCGATTATCGTAGGGTTTATGAATCGCCCGTTGTTGATCCTTCGGTGGCGATGTATTCAATGAGATGTATCTCGTAGAAATGTGTTAGAATGCGAGTTAGTGTTTTGGTTGTGTATGATAAGAAATTAAGAATTAAGAATCAATGAAATATATAGTTTGATGTAAATAAATGAAATATTATGTTTTGCAGTTTTTCACGTTCCAAGTATTTTGGTTCGATTTAGAGAAAGGAAAACTGTTGATGTTTGGCTAGTTTTTTTTGTTCTGTAAAAATTAGAATTTAAATTGAATAGATATAGATACAACACTTTATTTGAGTTGTTAATTGAGATTGACAAGATCATAATCATATTGAATGACCTATATTGAATGACCTATTGAAAATAGATGTTTATGTACCAATTTGTTTATGAAATTCAAGCTttagagagatgagagagaaaCATAGAGAGAGAGTAGCGGCGGTTGATGGCAAGGCGAGGAGCACGGCAGCGGCGATGGACGGCGGCAACGGTAACTACTGCAGATCGATTCCAAGGGTAAGCAACAATCGAATCATCTCATTCCTTTTCTTCGACTATCCTACCACATGGAATGTGGAAGATCTTTGGCGATTCTTCAAAAGGCACGGAAGTGTATCAGACATTTACATGGCAAGAAGAAACCTTCCCAATGGGAAACGATTTGGATTCGTCAGGTATGAAAAAATACTTGACCCTGAAAGGTTTGCTGAGGGATTAAGACGAATAAAGTTTGGTGAAACAACCCTAAGATGCTATGTTGCAAGAAACCAGAAGAATAATTCTCTCAACAATGTTAGAGATACCCATACCAACCCCAACACCCATAAAACATTCACACCCCATCAGTCCAAATACGATGGAAGGCAATTCAACGATGTCGTTTCAAATTCTACCAAAAAACCGGGCCTCACACCTGAACATAACCCTAATCATCAACGACAACACCAACCTTATACCAAAGAACACCTTCACCACCACCATACCACTgagaatcaccaccaccacccttaCCGACAATTTAACAACCACCACTCTAACCCCCATTACCAACCTGAACCCCATCCCCCACATACACATACACACCACCATCATCAGCCACCTACAACTGGCCACCCTCGCTTTAACCTCCACCATAACCGCCCAAAATATCATCCATCACCACCTCCTCCACCACCGCAAAGACCCCACAATAATCATTACAAATTTTTCCAACATAACCATAACCTACATTCAAAACCCAAAACCGCTCATAACAATCAATCCTCCAATCTGAAAACCAACCCTAAACCTACCAACGTTACATCCCCTAAACCTATAATCCCTGAAAACACCGAAAGAACGATCAATCTAGATGCGGAATGTGACTTTCAAATCGCTAGTGATAGAGCATTGATAGGTGAAGTCAATAATGTTGAGATCCTAGACCAAATCTATGATCTATGCGAAGAAGAAGGTCTCAACAAATTTGTTATCAAGTACTTGGGAGGACTTGAAGTGTTATTCCTATTTGAGACAAAAGAGGCTGTAGATAACATCCTAAATAATGAGAACCACAACATCAGACGATGGGTGCCAAATGTTCGAAGATGGAATCAAAACCACGACAACGCCGGACGTTTAACATGGATAAAAATCTACGGGGTTCCGGTCAAATGGTGGACTGAAAGAACATTTAGAAAGATAGCGTCGTGGTGGGGGCAAATCATTGATACTAAAAACTGTAGCATAACCGAAAAGCATCAAAATCTAATATTTGGTGAAGTGCTAGCCCAAGTCAGAAGTCCTAATCCCATCCAAGAATCACTAAAGGTTAAACTTGATAAAGAAATCAAATACATTAGAGCGTCAGAGGAGGTTCGTGATATTATTGAGATCGAAACTGATGATGATGAGTCAtattttgatgaagaagatgaagcacACATAGACCTGAGCTCAGACGTTGAATCGGTACCGGAAACTGATATTCCGGCGAAGAACGATAATCAGGTAGAGGAAGATCATGCATCAAAATGCCTCGAGACAGGAGACAACTTTAATTGCATTAACGATAATGAATCGAAACCCAATGAAAAAGCATGCGGCTCTAGTAGCATTAACCCTGCAGTAACACCTTGTAAGTCGAATAAATGCCAGAATGGACCCCACAAATCCCCTTTAGGAACAGATACTGATGTTCCAATTTCCCACAACAGTCCCCTCGATTCTAACCCTAACACCTCACACATTTGTCCCAACACATCCAATAATCCATCACCCACTCAGCAACCCAAACACCCAATTACGCCCCATAACCCAAGCCCAATAAACATAACTAACCCGCAGCCCACTCAACACATTAATCTCTCAACCCAACCTAAAAATCCCAGCCCAATTAAACTAAGCCCACCTTCCATTCCAAACACCTTCGTTGCCTGCTCAAACCAGAAGTTATCCCCCAACCTCACCGGATCACCTAACATACATTCAAATGCTGTCCCACCTCCTTCACCTGACCCTAATAGCATTCTACCAAATTCGCCTAATAGCCCTATCCGAATCACCAAGCTCTTCCAGCAACCTGATAATGAAAATTCTAAACTACCTAAATCACCCTGCCTATGTGACACTACCACGAATCAATCACCCTCTACCTTTCCTACTAGACCTCTACCCAAACCCTTCTCAACCAACCAGTGTGCAAACGCTCCAATCGATTGTAACCCTAGCCCTCTACCTATCCCGAACACTAACCCTAATCCTAAACAAAAGTCGATTGGTAGACAAAGCAAGGACCATGGACAATTTACCATTGGAAGTCTGAAATCATCATCGAAGATGTTAAGATTCAAACACCTGGCGAGACAAAAACACACTCAAGGAGGTAGAACTAACAAAACCTCCTCGTTGG
Proteins encoded in this region:
- the LOC139862536 gene encoding uncharacterized protein, which translates into the protein MPEEEPSPDQIKLIHKLNLFKIKGRDKRGRKILRIIGKNFPARSLTVDLLKKYLEVKIFPKLERPFVIVYIHTDVHKSDNFPGISYLRAVYDAIPVTVKQYLETVYFVHPDLQSRIFLATFGRFLFTGGLYAKLNYVTRLAYLWEHVRRNAIEIPEFVCDHDEDLEYRPMMDYGLESDYRRVYESPVVDPSVAMYSMRCIS